In the genome of Myxococcus stipitatus, one region contains:
- a CDS encoding PAAR-like domain-containing protein: protein MAKVSVNVPKTPVTEGSSGVAAATLPNVCKMPGPPAPFVPTPLPNIGKSGTDPKDYSRSVTIEGKKVAIKGATFGSMGDVASKGNGGGIVSSNVEGPTSFVGPGSMDVKIEGKNVQLLGDPMLNNCGPSVTVRSATWREQLKMDEVRARQMPRPEESSGLGLEA, encoded by the coding sequence AGCAGCGGAGTCGCCGCCGCGACGCTGCCCAATGTCTGCAAGATGCCGGGACCCCCAGCACCATTCGTGCCGACCCCGCTGCCCAACATCGGCAAGAGCGGAACAGACCCGAAGGACTATTCAAGGAGCGTCACCATCGAAGGCAAGAAGGTGGCAATCAAGGGCGCCACCTTCGGCTCGATGGGGGACGTGGCCAGCAAGGGGAACGGAGGCGGGATTGTCTCTTCCAATGTAGAGGGCCCGACGAGCTTCGTGGGCCCTGGGTCCATGGACGTGAAGATTGAAGGAAAGAACGTCCAGTTGCTCGGCGACCCGATGCTCAACAACTGCGGGCCGAGCGTAACCGTCCGGTCAGCGACGTGGCGTGAGCAGTTGAAGATGGACGAGGTCCGTGCCCGGCAGATGCCGCGACCGGAGGAGAGTTCAGGGCTGGGGCTGGAAGCGTGA
- the tnpC gene encoding IS66 family transposase, translating into MTSLEAKMAALERRVFGKRTEKLPPVAQELKARQDSPEEERARAAAALRTRRARAARKADAAVEREVRHEVPAEDRHCPACGSEELNPLGEGRRTVVYEHVPAFFEKQVHVQEVLACTCGRGVVTAPAPPKVVDKGEYGPGLLAHVVVSKCADAMPLHRLAQRMERGGVPMSRSTLTDLFHQSASAVRPLSSYLLQRIASAEVVWADETPLRVLDVKKTRRGYLWTFLTQTPQSEWLIGYRFSLGRAGKTPKDVLGGTTGALVVDGYTGYNAVTLPEGRTRVGCWAHLRRRFFEALPTAPEAREAMDLILELYRVEAQARDAGLVGTAAHRALRQESSTRVLVRLRTWLEVQTPRHPPKSPLGQALSYATKQWEALTRFVEDPRLPLDNNRSEAALRKAALGRKNFLFVGHETAGENLAGLYALVATCEANGVNPEAYLADVLLRVQTHPNSRIAELLPHEWKRQQTTGPPESRFQPQP; encoded by the coding sequence ATGACTTCGCTGGAGGCGAAGATGGCGGCGTTGGAGCGCCGCGTCTTCGGCAAGAGGACGGAGAAGCTGCCGCCCGTGGCCCAGGAGCTGAAGGCCCGCCAAGACTCCCCAGAGGAAGAGCGGGCCCGGGCGGCAGCGGCCCTCCGGACGCGACGCGCACGAGCGGCCCGCAAGGCCGACGCCGCGGTGGAGCGTGAAGTCAGGCACGAAGTCCCCGCCGAAGACAGGCACTGCCCGGCCTGCGGCAGCGAGGAACTCAATCCCCTGGGGGAGGGGCGCCGGACGGTGGTGTACGAGCACGTGCCGGCCTTCTTCGAGAAGCAGGTGCACGTGCAAGAAGTGCTGGCGTGCACCTGCGGCCGAGGTGTCGTCACCGCGCCCGCGCCACCCAAGGTGGTGGACAAGGGCGAGTACGGCCCGGGTCTCCTGGCACACGTCGTCGTCTCCAAGTGCGCGGACGCCATGCCGCTGCACCGCCTGGCACAGCGGATGGAGCGGGGCGGAGTCCCCATGAGCCGCAGCACGCTGACGGACCTCTTCCACCAGTCGGCCTCGGCGGTGCGGCCTCTGTCCTCGTACCTCTTGCAGCGCATTGCCTCGGCCGAGGTGGTGTGGGCTGACGAGACGCCGCTGCGCGTGCTGGACGTGAAGAAGACGCGCCGAGGCTACCTCTGGACGTTTCTCACCCAGACGCCCCAGAGCGAGTGGCTCATCGGCTACCGCTTCAGCCTGGGCCGCGCGGGCAAGACGCCCAAGGACGTGCTGGGCGGCACCACGGGCGCGCTCGTGGTGGACGGGTACACCGGCTACAACGCGGTGACACTGCCGGAGGGCCGCACGCGCGTCGGCTGCTGGGCCCACCTGCGCCGTCGCTTCTTCGAGGCACTGCCCACCGCGCCTGAGGCCCGGGAGGCGATGGACCTCATCCTGGAGCTCTACCGGGTGGAGGCCCAGGCGCGGGACGCGGGCCTCGTGGGCACTGCGGCGCATCGCGCGTTGCGCCAGGAGTCCAGCACTCGCGTTCTCGTGCGTCTGCGCACGTGGCTCGAAGTCCAGACGCCGCGCCACCCGCCGAAGAGTCCGCTGGGGCAGGCTCTCTCCTACGCGACGAAGCAGTGGGAGGCGCTCACCCGCTTCGTCGAGGACCCGCGGCTGCCCTTGGACAACAACCGCTCGGAGGCGGCGTTGCGAAAGGCCGCACTCGGCCGCAAGAACTTCCTCTTCGTCGGACACGAAACCGCTGGCGAGAATCTCGCGGGTCTCTACGCGCTGGTCGCTACCTGCGAGGCCAACGGCGTCAACCCCGAGGCGTACCTGGCTGACGTCCTGCTCCGCGTCCAGACGCACCCGAACTCGCGCATCGCGGAGCTGTTGCCTCACGAGTGGAAGCGTCAGCAGACCACCGGTCCGCCCGAGTCACGCTTCCAGCCCCAGCCCTGA